A genomic segment from Brachyhypopomus gauderio isolate BG-103 unplaced genomic scaffold, BGAUD_0.2 sc179, whole genome shotgun sequence encodes:
- the LOC143501922 gene encoding ubiquitin carboxyl-terminal hydrolase 37-like, with translation MDRFPAVVVEGDFRVQNLQHLLPHIVSSERVTESGQGEGQGHAPTVSAGRDTEIRQLGFPNIGNTCYMNATLQCLLSLSCFWSPIRAQCSSWTDPSSCQMLRCFADLQQGRLTSRSSSKKKKLLRALNACISVRCPAFGEDYEQE, from the exons ATGGATAG ATTTCCGGCTGTTGTGGTAGAGGGAGACTTTCGTGTGCAGAATTTGCAGCACCTGTTACCGCACATCGTCAGTAGTGAAAGGGTGACTGAGAGTGGCCAGGGTGAGGgccaaggacacgcccccactgtTTCTGctggcagagacacagagatccGACAGCTCGG GTTTCCCAACATTGGGAATACATGTTATATGAACGCCACTCTGCAGTGTCTTCTgagtctctcctgcttctggagccccatcagagctcagtgctccagctggacggatccatccagctgccagatgctcaG atgttttgcagatctacagcaaggcaggctcactagtcgtagctcttcaaagaagaagaagctcctgagagccctgaatgcctgtatttcagtcagatgccctgcgtttggagaggactacgaacag gagtAA
- the LOC143501928 gene encoding uncharacterized protein LOC143501928, whose amino-acid sequence MLFSLPFTGLRPVLLCATGVSAVVWSFLVYRRRVRDQQTEVEAAAHTDTCDGHDREPFALDEGIFETLHTPIRELRLIQTRQGLDRAHRMFAFTFSRMGSSATQVVEVKLQHKSIYSGLESEHWWVLNNEFYWIGAELTLHHFASASAVACIKRRGSSITDATIYLRTCSTTTSVQNIFLQTVVSTWFKGVSIGSDDIFRSSESSHTQTLETPNPAVFSSSPSPPRAPPQRPPPGF is encoded by the exons atgttgttttcCCTGCCTTTCACTGGGCTGCGACCAGTGCTCCTTTGTGCCACTGGAGTTTCGGCCGTTGTTTGGTCTTTTCTCGTTTACAGGCGGCGGGTCCGAGATCAACAGACGGAAGTCGAAGCTGCAGCTCATACCGACACCTGCGACG GACATGATCGGGAGCCTTTTGCATTGGACGAAGGCATCTTTGAGACGCTCCATACCCCGATCCGAGAG TTGAGGCTTATACAGACTCGCCAAGGATTGGACAGAGCACATAGGATGTTTGCCTTCACCTTCTCACGAATGGGTTCTTCAGCTACACAG gtggtggaggtgaagctccAGCACAAGTCCATCTACAGTGGGCTGGAGAGTGAGCACTGGTGGGTGCTCAACAATGAATTCTACTGGATAGGTgcagag CTTACCCTCCACCACTTTGCCAGCGCTAGTGCCGTGGCCTGCATCAAG CGGAGGGGATCCAGCATCACAGACGCCACCATCTACCTGCGCACCTGTTCAACAACAACGTCGGTGCAGAATATTTTTCTG caAACGGTGGTGTCCACTTGGTTTAAGGGTGTCTCCATTGGTTCGGATGACATTTTCAGGTCATCCGAATCTAGtcacacccagaccctggagacaccgAACCCAGCTGTTTTTTCCAGCAGTCCATCCCCACCGAGAGCACCCCCTCAACGAccacctccaggcttttaa